Below is a window of Pirellulales bacterium DNA.
GCTGGCCAGGGCAGCATATCTACTGCGGCATCTGCGGGCGGATGTTCGTTTACTCTGGTGGGCGCGGTCAGGTGGGGCACTTGATGTGCCAGGGTGCGCGTGACCATAAGTGTTGGAACGGGCTAACGGTCCATGAAACACGGTCTCGCAATCAACTTCTGAAGGCGATTCTCGCAGAGGTGGAACAGCTTCCTGACTTTGATGCCGCCCTGCTCGCAAGCATTCAAGCCGAAGCCGAGTCACAGTGGCGTGAGCGCATGGCTGGGCTCGTTCACTTGCGTCAACTGCTGCTTCGGCTCGATGCTCAGGTTGCAAATGTCACTGAGGCCATCGCGACGATGGGCATGAGTCAGTCGCTACGCGACAAACTGTTTGCGTTAGAAGCCGAGCGCGCCGATGTTCAGAGTCGTCTTCGGGACACTGAGGTCCCTCGCCCGGCAATTCAACTGGACGCCGGCGAGATCCGTCGACTTGCGCGACAGTCCATGACCTCTTTGGCGGCGGAATCCTGGGAGTTTGCGCGGCTGATGCGAAAACTAATCTCTCGCATCGTCGTTTACCCGATGGGACTCTACGACCACAGCACGCTTGGCTTGAGGGCCGAGTTCGCACTGGAACTCGGCGATTTCGCCGCGAGCGGCGGTAACCTGCCCGAGGTCCAGGCAGAATTGCGCCGGCAAATCGTTGTTGAGCTGTTCGAGCGGCCTCAACGAGTCGCGCTACGCCAGCAGGTTGTCGACTTGCGGGCCAGTGGTATGCGTCAGCAAGACGTCGCTGCGACTCTCGGGATTACAGCTACGGCCGCACAACATGCTGCTGCGCTGGATCGAGGAATGAAAATTCTGGGACTCGACGATCCCTATGTTCTGCTGACGGTACCTCCTACCAATTCCAGGCGGCTGCGTCGTCACCTTCATCCCCGCTATCGCTTCGACCCTTTGCCCACGGTCCCGTGAACCGGGAGAATCTTAACCACAACTGTAGTGGCCGCGTCTCCGCCTGGGGGGCGCGGCCTTTTTTATTGGAGACTTGCTATTTCGCATCTCAGCTCGGACTCACAGTCTGAACATAAACGCAGAGCCGCCGCTACGTGGCGGCAACTGATCCGTTTGCTTGCTCGCCATATTCTCCGTGTCCAATCGTCTCAAGGTATTGAAACGGGCACACCCGAAGCAGCTCTTGAGACCCGCCAAAGGTCCCGTGCCCAGGGATGAACGGGCCTACCCGTGCGCGAAGCGTCCGCCGAAGGCGGATGCGGCGGCTGACGCCGTTTTTCGTCGTGCGACCTCTGGGCGGTGGTAAGCACCGCATGGAGGCAGTTCGCCTCCGTCACCTTCTGGTGACGCCTTTCTTCGGTGACATTCTTGCGGGTGTCCCGTGCGTTTTTTTCAAAGCGTCCGCAATTCCTTTTTTCCGGAGCTACTTCGATGACCCAAGCAGAGCTCGAGTGCGCCCTCGCCCGCCACACGGGCGAGTCTGTCGCCACAATCCGTCGCTAAGGATTCCAGCTGAACCTGGTACCTGTTCGTCCGCCGCTGGTCGTCGCGTGGGACGACCGTCCTGACATCCGGCCGATTCGCCGACCGGTCAAGCGGCGCCGCCGCGCTGCCCACTGATACTGACCGTCAGCCATTGGCGGATCGCCTTTTTGGTCTTGTGCCACCCGATTCCCTCAGGAGAACCTGTGTCTGCCCGTACCAAGCTCAACACCATCTACACGATCGCGTCGATCGTCTTTGCGGCCCTGATCGCGTCGGCCGCCGATTCCTGGTCGGTGTTCTTTGTAGCGATCTCGATTCTCATCGCCGCGCTGCTCTACGACGGCGACATCCGCCCCAAAGGCAGACAGCGCTAAGCCTGCCTTTCCTACAGAGCCTCCTCTGGCTCGTCCTTGTTCGATGTGTGGCTTACAGAAAGGAGCCATCCGTGTCCCACATTGTCACGATCAATACCCAAGTTCGCGATCGAGCGGCCGTAGAGGCGGCCGCTCGCCGCCTGCAACTCTCGCCACCCGCCGAAGAAACGGTGCGGCTGTTCAGTGGCACCGTCACCGGCCTGGCCTTGCGGCTGCCCGGCTGGAAGTTTCCGCTGGTCTGTGACTTGGCTGACGGTCAGCTCCACTTCGACAACTACGAAGGCCACTGGGGCAAGCGCCGCGAATTGGATCGCTTCCTGCAGGCCTACGCGGTCGAAAAGGCCCGGCTCGAGGCCCACCGCCGCGGACATCGGGTCTTCGAGCAGCCGTTGGCCGACGGTTCGATCAAGCTCACGATCCAGGTCGCCGGAGGAACCGCATGACGCACATCATCGAGATCCTCGTCTCGGCCGACGGTCAGTCGCGGCTGCAGACGCGCGGGTTCGCCGGAGAAAGCTGCCAGGAGGCCAGTCGGTTCCTGGAGGCGGCGCTGGGGCAGGTCGCAAGCGAGAACAAGACTGCCGAGTTTTATTTGCCGGCGCCGGCTCGAGCACGCCTCGAAGAACAGGCCGGTTGAGTGGCTGACCTTGTTGCAGCCACACGATTTCAGCGAACCGACGCCATACTTCCTTCCATCAGAAAGGAGGCTTGCCGATGGCCACGCTAGCCGAGCGTTTGGCCGACTACATCCGCGCCTGCTTCAGTGGCATCTGGATCGAGACGCACGAACAGGCCGATTGCCTGGCCGAGATTGCCGCGCTTTGCCGGCATGAGCACTGGCCGCTGGCCAGCTGGGACCTTGAGCGCGGTCTGCAGAGTGCCGGCCAGATAGACGCACCCGCGAACGACCCGCTAACAGCGATTCGCGCCGCTGCGGGCCTGGCAGCGCCCGAAGGGGCGGCCCTGCTGGTGCTGCACAATTTTCACCGGTTCTTGCAATCGCTGGAGATCGTCCAAGCCATGATCCACCAGCTGCAGGCGGGCAAGCAATCGCGCGTCTGCCTGGTGGTCCTGGCGCCGGTCGTGGCGATTCCCGTCGAGCTTGAAAAGCTATTCGTCGTGCTCGAGCATGCGCTCCCCGCGCGCGAACAGTTGGCCGAGATCGCCCGTTCGATTGCCACCGAAGCGCAAGAGCTGCCTACGGGCGATCAGTTCGATCGGGTGCTCGATGCGGCCTCGGGCCTGACACGGCTGGAGGCCGAAAGCGCCTTTGCGTTGTCGCTGGTGCGGCAGGGCCGGATCGAGCCAGCGGCGCTGTGGGAACTCAAGGCACAGCTTTTGAAGAAATCTGGCCTGCTGCGGCTGTATCGGGGCGAAGAGACGTTCGCCGACCTGGGTGGCTTGGAGGCCGTCAAAGAGTTCTGCACCCGTGCCCTGCGACCGGGAAGAAACCCCCGCGTGCGGCCACGTGGTGTGCTGCTCTTGAGTCCTCCCGGTTGCGGCAAGAGT
It encodes the following:
- a CDS encoding DUF1257 domain-containing protein, which gives rise to MSHIVTINTQVRDRAAVEAAARRLQLSPPAEETVRLFSGTVTGLALRLPGWKFPLVCDLADGQLHFDNYEGHWGKRRELDRFLQAYAVEKARLEAHRRGHRVFEQPLADGSIKLTIQVAGGTA
- a CDS encoding DUF2997 domain-containing protein; translated protein: MTHIIEILVSADGQSRLQTRGFAGESCQEASRFLEAALGQVASENKTAEFYLPAPARARLEEQAG
- a CDS encoding AAA family ATPase — translated: MATLAERLADYIRACFSGIWIETHEQADCLAEIAALCRHEHWPLASWDLERGLQSAGQIDAPANDPLTAIRAAAGLAAPEGAALLVLHNFHRFLQSLEIVQAMIHQLQAGKQSRVCLVVLAPVVAIPVELEKLFVVLEHALPAREQLAEIARSIATEAQELPTGDQFDRVLDAASGLTRLEAESAFALSLVRQGRIEPAALWELKAQLLKKSGLLRLYRGEETFADLGGLEAVKEFCTRALRPGRNPRVRPRGVLLLSPPGCGKSLLCKALGQEVGRPTLLLDIGALMGSLVGQTEQNIRQALRLADAMQPCVLFCDELDKGLAGAANSGPTDSGVATRLFGTLLTYLSDHESDVFFVATANSIARLPAEFTRAERFDAIYFLDLPGAAQRRAIWQLHLNKFGLDPSQPRPIDADWTGAEIHSCCRLAALLDVPLVDAAHRIVPVARTAAESIQELRRWASGRCLDAQAGGIYQA